A window of Phragmites australis chromosome 2, lpPhrAust1.1, whole genome shotgun sequence genomic DNA:
CGGCTGGTTTCTGTTTGCATCTGTCATTTCATTTTGTCATTTCCACCATCACCACATGAGTATTCCAACTGAATTCAAAGCATGAAAATGTGTTCTCTCTCTTCAGCTGCCAGATCTTCACCAGCTCCTGGTTGAGGCTGCAAAACTCTTGACCACGGAAGCTCCTGACTTGTACATACGGCAGAATCCTGTTCCTAATGCTTACACTTTAGCAATCAACGGCAAGAAACCATTCATTGTCGTTCACACAAGCCTTGTGGAGCTGCTTACTAGAAATGAATTGCAGGTACAATTATGTCTTCACACACTCATTAAAAGCTGTCAGCTGTTATAGATATGTAGATTTCTTGGTTCTACGAAAATGAAATGTTaattcccttcttcttcttttgcctTTGCCTAGATGAGCCGTTCAGATGAGAGTGATGAATTTCTAGCTAGTAAATGTCAGTGTCTGAATGCATCAATTACTCATCATGTCGGTCTTGTTTTGATCAGGCTGTTTTGGCTCATGAGCTGGGTCATCTGAAGTGCGATCATGGTGTGTGGCTTACCTTTGCCAACGTACTAACAATGGGAGCGTACAGTGTCCCTGGTAGACCATCTAACCACATAAATCTTACACAAAAGGCTTTAAGGAGCTAACGACTCACTGCTGTTCAACTGCATCTGATTGTAACTACATGCACTCTCTTCAGGTTTTGGCATGGTTGCTGGCTTCCTAGAAGAGCAGCTGTACAGATGGCTACGAGCTGCAGAGCTGACTTGCGACAGAGCAGCTCTTCTTGTAGTGCAAGACCCTAAGGTACCTTTGAGACTATAATTACTTTTCTGAATGTAAATTGATTCTTGATGTAACATCCAGCAGAGGTGGCAACGTTATTTCTAATGTCCTTGTTGTTGCTCTGGAACTGGATTTTTTGCATGGTACTGCGAGAGATTTTGTTTGTGCAAAAGTAGAGGCCCATGCAATTTTTAGTGCATAGAAGGAAACAGTTTTTCTTCACTCTaaaagaaaagagtagcgtTCTCCATAATGCTTACACTACAAGGCACTTTATTGATTCTCCTATACTGAACTCTTGATTGTCAAGAGGTTGTCATCTCTGTTCTGATGAAACTGGCCGGAGGATGCCCTTCTCTTGCCGACCAGCTAAACGTGGACGCATTCCTGGAGCAAGCTCGATCCTACGACAAGGCTGCGGCGAACCCGGTTGGGTGGTACATCCGGTTAGAACTGCTATCTCTTGAACCCAGCTGAAGCAGCATGATTCTATTGATGTTTTGGAAATGAATATGTATTGTATGGCAATCTTTATCTATCTCTTTCCATGTTGCAGGAACGCTCAAACCAGAGAGCTTTCACACCCTCTGCCCGTGATGCGAGCCCGGGAGATCGATGAGTGGTCAAGGAGCCTGGAGTACAAGAACGTAATGCAAAAAATGCTTCAGCTGGGGCTAAACAAAGTATAGTAAATAGCGACACATATGGAAAGGTTTTGTACTCAAAATCCGTCATATCTTTTTTCGCAAAGATGCAAACCTTTTAATTCGATTCATTATTGCTGTTTGCTGCATATCTGACAGTGAGTTTTTTTCCTTAGCCCCACTTTTGCAGGACTGTAGACTGTGTAGCTTGTATATGAAACGGAACGTCTGGATTTGGAGTACACCATTGCAGTTGGAAAAAACTGATAAAAATCATAGACGTATACTGTATATATGTACAGTTAAAATAGTTGGCTTCTATTGTATACTCTCTGTTTTCCCCCTCTTCGGTTACTGTTCAATCTTGTACTAGAATCTATAAAAGTGCCATAAAAGTTAAGTGAATGATAGAATAGCAAGAAGAAAGCTGGGGCTTGTGGCTTGGATTAGTAAGCTATACAAGTATGTAGCCAGCTGGTTTCCGGATATATTCTGCTGTCCTTGGATCGATTTTTTATCTGGTTTACGGATTGATTTGGTCTCCGACCCCGCCGGCTGAAGGGCTTGAGATTCctcgctccgccgccgccgccgccgcacaaACTTGCACCGCTCAAGGCGGCAGCTGCGAGCCTCTTGACGACTAGAAATGCCGTCCCGGGGCTGCTGGGTCACAACAGCTGCGGAGACGGGCGCCGCCATCGCGCAGCCCCTGCAAGCGCGGCCAATCTTTCTCAGCTGTCATCAGTCGTGAGTGATCCATCCTCGATCCTTCCTTCCATCATCCGGCACGCCAGTTCGACGACAACATGCCACGTTTCGCAGCAGTGCGTGGTGCTGGACATCGAGGGGACGACGAGCCCCATCTCGTCCGTGACCGGCGTGCTCTTCCCCTACGCCCGCGACAACGTCCGCAAGCACCTGGCGGCCACCTACGACACCGAGGAGACCAAGGACGACATCACCCTGCTTCGTGCTCAGGTTCGCGTTGATACTACGTACCAGCTGATTCTACCGAGGAGTTGCTCTTAGAGTGGCTTCTTTCTGAAGGAGAAATCTGCCAGGTTGCGCAAGACTTAGCTGAGGTGGTGGACGGCGCCGCTCCGGTTCCGCCGGACGAGGCCGGCAAGGACAAGGCCATCGATGCTCTGGTTGCCAATGTCGAGGCCATGATCACGGCGGATCGGAAGATGACGCCACTGAAGCAGTTGCAGGTACCAGAGCCTCTTGCCAGTCATAACCATAACTAGAGCTAGGACTTTGGGCCGTGCTTTTTGGGCCGGTTCAAGCCCGGCACGGCCCGATCCAGCCTAAGCCCAACCTGGCACGAGCACTGATGGGTTGGGCTGACCCGGCCCGATTTATGGGCCGGGCCGAGTCTTGATATGGGGCTCAATGGGCGGTTCGGCCTGGTAAAAAAAATAGGTCCACGTCCTCACGCGCCCTCCAGTGCGGTGGAGTGTGACGGTACTGGGCCCGTGCCAGTCCGGCCCGACGAGGCCCATCGTGCATCCGTGCCGGATCTGGGTCTAGCTGAAGGTGACTTGGACCAGCTCGGCCCGGTCCGAACAGTTTCTTGGACCATCCTAGCACGGCCCGGAAGGCCCAAGGTCCAAAGGGGCCGGGTCAGGccggcccgacccggcccaagtctCACCTCTAACCATAACTCGTTGCGAGTTACATAAGATGATTCTCTTTCGTTAAGCTATACTAGTTTGATTAGCGCGTCTACACCACgtctgttttttattttttgtatggagcacgacaaaagaagactagaaacttaggttcacaaatttcgtatatttcaatatttatttatgaaattattaacattaaacatatttaattaattatagagaaaacaataatacttttatgtatgcacatagttttaacatgtaggtgaaagtaatactaacctaaaaaaatttgtttcatatttttttgagttttagatatttttctttgcattttagatttttttcaagtgatttattaatataactcatattcatttcgacattttctagaattttttgaaaaagaaaattacatatgtatgtatactatatgtatatatatgtatatacgtatatatatatatactcagcctactgctacagtagcaacAGTAGCAGGGGCGTTTGAGAATTCTTCCACCGTTAGtatattgatattgatattgatGCCATGCAGGTCACACATGGAGAACTGGGTTCGAGGGCCAGGGAATCAAAGGAGTGGTGTTCGAGGATGTTCCTCCAGCGCTTGAGAAGTGGCACGGCAGCGGCATCAAGACCCTTCTTCTTCTGCCTCTACAAAGGCTATCTATTGGTATCGATACTGAAATTTCACATCCATCATCCAAAAGCATATTAAGGGGTGCTCCATGGACaggaaggagggagaagaagagggaggggaggaagaaggagatgagTCCCCCccggaaaaaaattatatgagaccCTCTGCAGAAAGGCCTCCGTGAGACCCTGATCTACACCGTTCATTCTGGATCCAACGGTCTGATTGAATATATGTGAGAGAAGTACAGGATACGTGTCACGTAGAGATGAAGGTCTTTCTGTGAGACCGGGTCTCACAGAAttttcttccccccccccctccctagCAGTTCATTCTGCAGTACGCCGAGCACATTAAAATATACTCCATCATAACATACTTAGAAACAACAATAGGAACGAACGAAACACGAAACGAATTGAGCCTTAATCTAACATGCAGCATAATAATACCTGCTTTTGACATTACTCGTGTTCTTATTTCGGTACCATATGCATCATTTTGCAGACTTACATATATTCTAGTGGCAGCAGAGAAGCCCAGAGACTTATTTTCGGAAACACTACTTACGGGGACCTTAGAAAATACTTGTGTGGATTTTTCGACACGACGGTTGGGTGCGTTACATTACTACTATTTCCTTCGATTCACTGATGCACCATCATTTTATTGTGATTGCTCATTTTTCTCTTTATGTCTCCTATGCAGAACCAAAAGAGAAGCTCGCAGCTATTACGAAATCTGGCAGTCCGTTGGTGTAGATCGGCCGTCTCAAATATTGTTCTTGACGGATGTGTATCAAGAAGCCATGGTGGCAAAGGCTGCAGGTGACCATACAGTAGAAATAAGGGGCAGGCTATATTTCAGTTGACTGAAATATCGGTTCGATTCAGTCGACACCCATCACCCGCACAATCTTGATCGGACTTCCAATCCATTGTCTTCAACCTCTCCGTCCTCAGTGGTGCCGCCGCCAAATCCACCTTTGCCACTCCCGCCACGTTAACCCCTCAGCATGTGACACTCCCACCCTAACCCCGCCTACCAGTGATCTTCCTACCACCCATCTCCTTCGCCCGACCTTCCTACCTCTCATAGAACCCATTTTAAGCCCTAAGGCCATGATTCCCCGCCACTCctcccctaaaccctaacaccTCCAGCGAGTTTGAACGTCGACTGAAGCAAAGACACAATTTCAGTCGACTGTAAGGGAGTAAATACGTAGATATAAAACATGTCGATACACATTTCCTTTTTGGGTACTTTCCATCTACTGAAATTGCCATTCATACATTGCAAGCTCAGGACAAACGATACTTCACAAATGGAGTTACAGTATACATCACCTCCATGTACATGTCAATGTTCAGAATGCTCATCTTTCAGAAActcatacatatttttttttttttgtcttgagGTACTAATATCTATCAGACCTGGAAACGTCCCGCTCCCTGAAGATCACGGGTTTCAGACAATCACGTCATTTGCTGAACTCTTGACATGAATGCTGCATCTTCAACCTGCCATATGCAGAAATTGTTATTTTCGAATGGAAACAACCTAATTTCCAAATCGCTATATGTACACTAACACAGTTAACAACTTAGCAATTTAACGCAGATGAGTTGGCAAAATGGTTTCAAGACCTTGTATGTGGCTTGGTACGGACGAGGTTCCAAACGGGAATACATGGATATTTCATCAAAATACTTGCGCTGAAATTTATTTGTAAAATGATATGTATTGGGTGATGCTAGAAAAAAACACCCGTGTAAAGTGTCTAGCTCAACAACGCATAGAAACAGGAGTGGGACGGACCTTGGTCTCATTCGCATTCAGTTGCACAAGTTTCAATTGATCACAAAGTCCCCTTCTTAAATCCAATCGAACAGCAAATACTGGCACATCTATACTCTGTATGAAAAAAATCCCATTACACACGGataaaaactcaagaaaagaGAAATTGCAGAAGAGGGCAGCTAATGAACGGAAGAATTCACTCTGCAAAAACACGAAAAGATATGGACCGTTACTCTCTCACCTTAATCTTGCATTTCAACATCTGTGGATTCAAGCTCCATATTCTTTGATTGAATGGAGACAACCAGATCCTCAATTCTCAGAGGAACATGCCTTGCAGCATACTGGAACAAAGCCTGAGCGTGCAATGAGAAACATACGAAGATGTGATGAATAGGAAATTGTTTGAAATATTAATGCATTCTCATGTCAGCACTTACTTTCGAATGGCTGTCAGCAAAAGCACGAGCACGATTTGGCCATCCAACAAACTGCAGCTTACCGATCTGCATCTTTCCATCCACAAGTGTCACACTCTCATCTCTTACACCAAAGCGGAGAAGGTTCCCAGGTCGTAGGTTAGACTGTAGAATCATGTAAAATTAAGTTTACTGCTTCAAATAACCAGATAAGATAAACAGACAGATAATCACAGTAAATGGAGAacaaattgaaaagaaatatcTAAGTGCATCATTAATTCACTATACAAACATAATATAACAGTATGGAGATGAGCTTATTCTCCCAATGAGAACAAACCATCAACATAATCATGTGCTAATGTCACCAACTACATGTGGAAGGTGCTGTCAGATGCCGAATTGAAGATTACAAACACCCTTATAAACAGGGGAAAACATTGAGATGAGTGATTCCATATGATGTACTCTTTTTTGGTTGGAAATATGCTGCAGTTCAATGCAATACCTTCTGTATGAATTCGTTGTCCAAGCTACCGAATACAACAGGAGGGTCATCAGAAGTAATTAGCTTTCCATCCTCTTGCAACTCCAACACAAGCTGATAGCaaatgaagaaacaagaccAATAAAATTATTAGGTATGAAACAGTAGCGGACACCAGAGTTGACAATACTTGATGTTAGAATTTTTCTTGAAGAGAATGATCAAATGTGTTGGCAATAATATAAATcaaacaaaaagagaaaaacatacATGTTGCTCACTTGGTATTTCTCCCTTGCTGTCTGTATCAATAACATACTGGCTACAAGCCTCATCTTTCCATACTAGTGCAAGGGGTGTGATTCCAGCTTGATAGTGTGCATGTCTgataagaaaacaaaacaacctTGTGAATGATTGATAGAAGAAGTTAACAGACATGTGGACATGACTAgctagaacatattcatcgaaaGGGATAAGGAATTTACTTGTTGTAAAACAGCAAGCCATCTTTGACATAAGGTGTGCTCCCTGAGTATGCAGTTTGAAGACCTTCAATAGTGCATTCATATATAGGCACGGCACTGAATCTATATCTATGGTACGTTGATGGAGGATCACCAGCAGAAGTTTCTGTGAGCTTAGAGTTTACCCAGAAGAACCTGAACTCTGCGGTGCAATCATACAGAGAATAGCCTCGCCAACAGATCATATCAATGATATAGTATGTTTCATCAGCCTGCACCACATAAGCACAATAACATTACAAACTGTACTAAAACCAATAAGCAATTAAAAGATCATGCAGTGGCaccaaatgaaaagaaaaactgTTTGATTTGGGTACCTCATGGAATATGCAATCGAGGATAGAGTACGAACTTGCTGGGCCGGAGATGTCTCTCTTTGATCCGTTCGGTAGAGCAGAAGGGAATCGGTGAAGGATGGATCCGTTACGAACCCTGCTAATCGTCATGCCATTGGATGATACAACCAAGCATCGTTTGCCGGCAGGCCTGGCAAAAACATGCCTAGATACATTGGGGAAAAAACATTGCAGAAGTGTTAATCCTCTTATCTTGTCAGTCACTGTAATGTTACGACTTGGTGACATTATGCTAAGTAAGACACAAAGGAAGTGTTTGCAACATGCGACCACGACTGAAATTATAAGGGTAGGGCGgagtttaaaaaaaagaataaattttgTTGATGTCAGGGGGGGAGGAGGCATCTTTGGAGGAGCATAGAGCAGCAAAACAGTACTGAGTCGAATGAATCAAATGGACTTCAGATAGGCAGGTTAGGtagaaggagagggaggtgaggagggagggaggaggggacgGACCAGTCGCTGGCGAGGTGGTGAGGGGCGTCGACCATCCACTCAGGGAGCATGATCTGGCGGGCGAACCATCGGCGCGCGTCGGAGCCACGGAGCTTGGAGGCGGCGTTGGCAACGTCAGCGACggtgtgctcctcctcctgctcgtgCTCATCCTCGTGGTGATGGGTGGCTGCAGGAGGGGTCATGGAGTGGAGGAGGGAGCTGGCAAGCGTGCGGGCGCGCGCTTGTGCGTCGGCGCGGCGGGCGGACTGCGCCTGGAGGGCGAGCTCccggcggcgctgctggtcgGAGATAGCCGGGCGCTTGTACGGGCGGCACGGGTCGTGCGGCGGCGCCATgctcctcctttctcctctcctctggtCTACTGAGCCCGCGTTGTTGCGCAGCCGCAGCGCAGGGCAAGGTTTTCTTTGCGGGTATATAAAATTTACCCGAGTCACCGCTAAACATGatcgtatttatcaaaattaaattaaataaacttaatttttttaaaaatttaacagAAGATAATCAAATTTAAACTTTAATGTAAAACAACCAGATGCTATAGGGACATAAGATGTCAATTAGGTTAGTTGTAACCGAAATGTGCGATGTCGAGTTTAAAATTCATCCCTAAAATTTTCTACCGTTTAACTATATGACTCGTGTCAGAatgtaaattctcaaaaaaattatctaCCTAGCATGAAAAGATGCCGTGCCATTGCACCATTGCACCGTAAGGTTATTTCTTCTTTTTACCTGTTTAGTAAAAAGTGTTGTGACATTGCACCGTAAgattatttcttcttctttatctGCTTGGTTCATTTTATAAGTTGCTAAATTCAATTTTAGTCGAAATATTTTGACATGTTTAGTATTTTACCAATCTAATAGTAATGCAGATAAACTGGATTTTTAAACCGAATATTTTCTCTGGCATAGGTTCCTCATTCAAACAATACTAAGTAAGGGTAGCAATGGGGGCAGGTTGGATCGGGCCAGTGGGTTTGAGATCCGATAGGGGTGGGTTCGAGTGCAAAATTTATCCCATGAGGCCATCGGGTCATGACTCTGACCCAAATCAGGTTCAGTGGGCGGGACTGTATTTGTCTGCTCCTGGGCCACTGTCCACTTATTCGTCACTCCTGGGCCACATCTGCTCGACTCCTCTCACCTCTCACCACCTGACGCCACTCCACTTTACCTCTGCATCTGCCTCTCGACATCGACGCCGCTGCCATGCCTCCGCTTCGCTCCACCTCCCAACGCCGGTGTGCCGCGCCCGGCGCTTCCACTCCGCTCCACCTCCTGACGTCGCATCTTTGCTCCACCTTCTGGCACCAAGCCTCCCTCCACCTTCTGGCCCAATCTTGCACGCTCGCTTCGCCTCCTAGCACCGCACCTCCTCTGCTATGCCGACGGAGGCCATCGCCCAAGCCCGTGCGCTCGCTCACCGACAAAGGCCCCTGCCTGAGCGTGCGATGTAGTCAGGTCTCAAGCCACCGCTGGGGCTAGGTGTGCTTTTGCACCCGATATCGAAATTGGGGCCATATCAGGTTTAGTATTTCGAGTTTCGGATCAGATACATTCTCACTCCACCGACCCTAATCTACCCCGTTGTCACCCCTAATACCAAGCAAGAGGAAGGGAATCAAATTTCGATTCgcaatccaaatccaaatcccaATCCCACTGGGCTAATTGGGCTTTATTAGACCTCTTGGGTCGTCTTGGATATGTGCTTTGCTAAATTCTGGAGGGGAATTCCTCTCTACCTTTCCCTTTTGTTTCCTTGCCCGATTGCCTCTTCCTCAGCCTCCCTCGATCTGCCTGCATCTGCAGTGCCTCCCTTCTCGACGAAACCCTAGCAAAGCCGCGCAGCTTAGGGGGAGCATCAGTGTAGCGAGGCAAGGGTAGCAGCGTCAGCAGCCGCGCTCTCATGGCAGCGCCCAAGCCCATCTGGGTGAGCCAGGCCGAGGAGGTCAAGCTCAAGTCCGAGGCCgaaaccgccgccgccgccaaggcCGCCTTCGACGCCACCTTCAAGGCCCTCGCCGCACCCGCCACCGCCGCGTCCGAAGATGACGAGGATGCTGACCCCGCCGCGCCGTCCCCGGTCGAGCCCGCCTCCCCGAACTCCGATGACAACGCTCCGCCCCCGCCCGGCCCGGTCGACCCCTCCAAGTGCTCTGCCGCCGGGCCCGGAATCGCCGGCGGTTCCACGGGGGCTCCGGCGACCTTCACCGTCATCTCCAAGGACCGTCACGGCCGCAGGATCACCACCGGTGGTGCGCGCGTGCGTGTACGTGTATATGTCTCTCCCG
This region includes:
- the LOC133894736 gene encoding uncharacterized protein LOC133894736, whose translation is MAPPHDPCRPYKRPAISDQQRRRELALQAQSARRADAQARARTLASSLLHSMTPPAATHHHEDEHEQEEEHTVADVANAASKLRGSDARRWFARQIMLPEWMVDAPHHLASDWHVFARPAGKRCLVVSSNGMTISRVRNGSILHRFPSALPNGSKRDISGPASSYSILDCIFHEADETYYIIDMICWRGYSLYDCTAEFRFFWVNSKLTETSAGDPPSTYHRYRFSAVPIYECTIEGLQTAYSGSTPYVKDGLLFYNKHAHYQAGITPLALVWKDEACSQYVIDTDSKGEIPSEQHLVLELQEDGKLITSDDPPVVFGSLDNEFIQKSNLRPGNLLRFGVRDESVTLVDGKMQIGKLQFVGWPNRARAFADSHSKALFQYAARHVPLRIEDLVVSIQSKNMELESTDVEMQD